A genomic stretch from Hydrogenimonas urashimensis includes:
- a CDS encoding 16S rRNA (uracil(1498)-N(3))-methyltransferase translates to MQFLYHPDAGLPDITIEGEPYRYLFKVRRHKESERIALRNLQNDYLYFYRIDQVSRREAELVLLDKEERVVMPEKFLHIGWCVVDIKTIEKTLPMLNELGVAKISFVYCDRSQKNFKIDLERLKRILVNSSQQCGRSRLMALETVESTEKYLETYPQSAILDFGGAPFPCKTAISSILIGCEGGFSEAERKNFENRTIYGIDTPLILRSESAAIGVASRRIL, encoded by the coding sequence ATGCAATTTCTCTACCACCCCGATGCGGGTCTGCCCGATATCACGATCGAGGGGGAGCCCTACCGTTATCTCTTCAAAGTACGCCGCCATAAAGAGAGCGAGCGTATCGCCCTGCGCAATCTTCAAAACGACTATCTCTACTTTTACCGTATCGACCAGGTGAGTCGGCGGGAAGCGGAACTGGTGCTTCTGGATAAAGAGGAGCGCGTCGTCATGCCCGAGAAATTTTTGCACATCGGTTGGTGTGTCGTCGATATCAAAACGATCGAAAAGACCCTCCCGATGCTCAACGAACTGGGTGTGGCGAAGATCTCCTTTGTCTACTGCGACCGGAGCCAGAAAAACTTCAAAATCGACCTGGAGCGACTGAAACGCATCCTGGTCAACTCTTCCCAGCAGTGCGGAAGGAGCCGGTTGATGGCGCTCGAAACGGTTGAATCCACCGAAAAGTACCTAGAAACCTACCCCCAAAGCGCGATACTCGATTTCGGCGGGGCCCCTTTTCCCTGCAAAACAGCCATCTCTTCCATTCTGATCGGCTGTGAAGGGGGATTCAGCGAGGCGGAGCGGAAAAATTTTGAAAATCGGACGATTTATGGAATAGATACCCCATTGATTTTACGAAGTGAAAGTGCGGCAATCGGTGTAGCGTCGCGCCGGATACTGTAA